The following proteins are encoded in a genomic region of Ostrinia nubilalis chromosome 1, ilOstNubi1.1, whole genome shotgun sequence:
- the LOC135073477 gene encoding uncharacterized protein LOC135073477, with the protein MTYKPITHDDKNICHQDAQAEILVHSYKRPKKNIEMKDTSSTFTIKEKRLWRQLQNAKKTIRNIAKVVAEEHNRNFLNIKKLNSTIVNPTFKTKMRVKYAAHALSNTVAAILKMMAWKEVSDCNDTAFVIEQLDKLFDCTNGPSSLNDVKKGIRENVSTSSNHIESWTFYTDKLKTIKFITAENTILKNVKCVKGYQISIKSLNDIWEKLKNEGFKYMNLRQFNQDSLENLFGIIRQHSVTNRNPTITHFTAALKTSMVTGLKVPHSRSANCEADNNKHMLEYKDILKTNLKTTEIKINVQDSTDTEFYPVLSIPDPENLEQPIENLCSLENQPVVYVSGYLAAKLLQNSSCLICEECLSVKTPVDNDLYAYISLREWWHDKKSLVYPTIQLCTTVNEAKQFYHDHIADQIYMENVGKFIFLMLSTNCNFSWFKCQQHNK; encoded by the exons atgacctataaacccattactcatg atgataaaaacatttgccatcaagatgcacaggcagaaatattagtccacagttataaaagacctaagaaaaacattgaaatgaaag acacttcatcaacatttacaattaaagagaagaggctttggcgacagttacaaaatgcaaaaaaaacaataaggaatatagcgaaggtagttgcagaagaacacaacagaaattttttaaatattaaaaaactgaatagtaccattgtaaatccaacattcaaaactaagatgagggtgaagtatgctgcgcatgctctgagtaataccgtggcagctattttaaaaatgatggcatggaaagaagtttctgattgcaatgatacagcatttgtgattgaacagttagataaactatttgattgtacaaatggtccatcatctttaaatgacgtaaagaaagggatccgggaaaatgtttccacatcaagtaatcacattgagtcttggaccttttatactgataagttaaaaaccataaaatttataacagcagaaaacacgatactaaaaaatgttaaatgcgtaaagggatatcaaatatctatcaaatccttaaacgatatttgggaaaagttaaagaatgaagggtttaaatatatgaaccttagacagtttaaccaagactctctggaaaacttatttggaatcattaggcaacacagtgtaaccaatagaaatcccactatcacgcactttactgcagcgcttaaaacaagcatggttactgggctgaaagtgcctcatagcagaagtgctaattgtgaagcagacaacaataaacatatgctggaatataaagacattttaaaaactaatttaaaaacaacagaaataaaaattaatgttcaagattccacagacactgaattttatcctgtgttgtctatcccggaccctgaaaacttagaacagcccattgaaaatttgtgtagccttgaaaaccaaccagtagtatatgtaagcgggtatttagctgccaaactattacagaacagttcttgtttaatttgtgaagagtgtttgagcgtgaaaactcctgttgacaatgatttgtatgcatatatatctcttcgcgaatggtggcatgataaaaaaagtctcgtttatccaacaattcaattatgtaccaccgtaaatgaagctaaacaattttatcatgaccatattgccgaccagatatatatggaaaatgttggaaaattcattttcttaatgttgagtacaaattgtaattttagttggtttaaatgtcaacaacataataaataa
- the LOC135073467 gene encoding alpha/beta hydrolase domain-containing protein 17B: MNGLSFSELCCLFCCPPCPGKIAAKLAFLPPEPTYAFTPDETGSKFSLTLTERAEWQYSEREKENIEGFYSRTSRGNRIACLFVRCSPNARFTILFSHGNAVDLGQMSSFYLGLGTRINCNIFSYDYSGYGVSGGKPSEKNLYADIDAAWQALRTRYGISPENIILYGQSIGTVPTVDLAARYEVGAVVLHSPLMSGMRVAFPNTKRTWFFDAFPSIDKIPKVTSPVLVIHGTEDEVIDFSHGLAIYERCPRAVEPLWVEGAGHNDVELFNQYLERLKRFVSVELLN; encoded by the exons ATGAACGGGTTAAGTTTTAGTGAACTTTGTTGCCTGTTTTGTTGTCCGCCATGCCCGGGGAAAATTGCTGCTAAGCTTGCGTTCCTGCCTCCAGAACCCACGTATGCATTCACGCCCGATGAAACTGGATCGAAGTTTTCACTGACTCTAACAGAACGTGCAGAATGGCAGTACTCGGagagagaaaaagaaaacatcGAGGGTTTCTACTCGAGAACATCAAGGGGGAACAGAATAGCTTGTCTCTTTGTTCGTTGCAGTCCTAACGCGCGTTTTACCATATTATTCTCGCACGGAAATGCTGTGGATCTCGGACAAATGAGTAGTTTTTATTTAGGTTTAGGTACTAGAATAAACTGTAATATATTCAGTTATGATTATTCTGGGTATGGTGTCAGTGGTGGGAAGCCTTCAGAGAAGAATCTTTATGCCGATATAGACGCTGCTTGGCAGGCATTGCGGACGCGTTATGGCATCAGCCCAGAAAATATAATTCTCTATGGGCAGAGCATTGGGACCGTACCCACCGTAGACCTGGCTGCTCGCTACGAGGTGGGCGCCGTGGTGCTGCACTCGCCGCTCATGTCGGGCATGCGTGTCGCCTTCCCCAACACCAAAAGAACTTGGTTCTTTGATGCCTTCCCAAG tatCGACAAAATTCCAAAGGTGACCTCTCCAGTCCTTGTCATACATGGAACTGAAGATGAGGTGATCGATTTCTCCCACGGGCTCGCTATCTACGAGCGGTGCCCACGAGCTGTTGAACCCTTGTGGGTGGAG GGTGCAGGGCACAATGACGTTGAGCTTTTCAACCAATATTTAGAGAGGCTGAAACGTTTTGTTTCCGTCGAGTTGCTCAACTGA